AGCCGACTGCACCACTTGATGATGTTGCATGTGGGAAAAGAGGTATGGCTGTCGTTGCCGCCGGACCGCTTACACCTGCTCCAGCCCGACGAATGATGACCAGTAATCGTTATAGTGAAAGTCTCCTGCTCACATCCCGAAATCCCCCCGTTCCCCCCTTTTGAAAAGGGGGGTTGGGGGGGATTTTGTTGGGTGTCATGACTTTCATGCCCATGGGTACGCCTTCGACGCATACGAGATTCATATAGGGAGCGAGGATGGAGCTGATCTGGCAAGGCACGAAGCAGGCGGTGTTGCTGCTTATTCACGGCGATCCGGAGGTACTGCGGATTATGCTGCTCTCGCTGCAGATCTCCGGGACCGCAACGCTGCTCAGCCTGCTGATAGGGATTCCCTCCGGTACCATCCTGGCCTTAAGCCGCTTTCCCGGACGCGGCATTGCCATCAGCCTGGTTAATACCGGCATGGGCCTGCCGCCGGTCGTGGTCGGCCTGTTCGTCAGCATCTTCCTCTGGCGGAGCGGGCCGCTCGGCTTTCTGGAACTCCTGTATACACCCAGCGCTATGGTCCTCGCGCAAATGGTGATCGCGGCTCCGGTTGTCACCGGCCTTACGGTTGCCGCCATTCAGCAGTTGAACCCGCGACTGCGTATGCAGCTTATGGGGCTCGGCGCATCGAGACTTCAGGTTGTCTGGCTGCTCCTCAAAGAGGCGCGCCTGCCGCTCGTAGCGGCGCTGATGGCCGGCTTTGGCGCGGTCATCTCCGAGATCGGCGCCTCG
Above is a genomic segment from Candidatus Methylomirabilis lanthanidiphila containing:
- a CDS encoding ABC transporter permease; translated protein: MELIWQGTKQAVLLLIHGDPEVLRIMLLSLQISGTATLLSLLIGIPSGTILALSRFPGRGIAISLVNTGMGLPPVVVGLFVSIFLWRSGPLGFLELLYTPSAMVLAQMVIAAPVVTGLTVAAIQQLNPRLRMQLMGLGASRLQVVWLLLKEARLPLVAALMAGFGAVISEIGASMMVGGNIHRQTRVLTTATVLETSRGNFDMAIALSLLLMLLTFGVNVTLTWIQQRGRTP